The proteins below come from a single uncultured Carboxylicivirga sp. genomic window:
- a CDS encoding DUF5712 family protein: protein MKFDTPSDSNKSSSPDGFLSYMEKEDREKGLDKELWFNEREDFITPHRIIEDIQSQKGLGKNDYWYYTGSVSFSEEELLFLNNDNKKLKQFGKAFISEYASNFNKGLAASDVRFYSKLESNRYYKGTDKEVQAGEKNAGDKKPGLNTHFHFIVGRKSRDDSKKLSPLSNHINTNTGAVTGGFSRDNLKERTEILFDNLMNYNRPIEQTYQHFKNVRTFKDFSKRTQAIEMSVDKSQSLLKYDQLTIDEKEKKLNVLMNYMQHGQERANGVIQMDTKAILKEAQKQNFNGDIYKALLNMNYRLKGGFQPQGDVTPFIIEYARFVGAPYSKLPDSLKEDRFTRFAQIINQRLPKGDKLDAVFLFKAEKSNGLNGRVYKALGEFNKLIKEGEVLQDANKVVIKLSQGKDIVKVQEVEQEQKIESNKLSNDKLFNDISSSLIGNINISNSGAAYKEEQKPKKKKNRMRPH, encoded by the coding sequence GTGAAATTTGATACTCCTTCAGATTCCAACAAGTCGTCCTCTCCGGATGGATTCCTATCTTATATGGAAAAGGAAGATCGGGAAAAAGGTTTAGATAAGGAGCTCTGGTTTAATGAAAGAGAAGATTTTATTACGCCGCATAGAATTATTGAAGATATTCAAAGTCAAAAGGGCCTTGGTAAAAATGATTACTGGTATTATACAGGAAGTGTGAGCTTTAGTGAGGAAGAGCTTTTATTTTTAAACAATGATAATAAAAAATTGAAGCAATTTGGTAAAGCCTTTATATCAGAATATGCTTCTAATTTCAACAAAGGCCTTGCTGCAAGTGATGTTAGGTTCTATTCGAAGCTTGAGTCCAATAGGTATTATAAAGGAACAGATAAGGAGGTTCAAGCCGGAGAGAAAAATGCTGGAGATAAAAAGCCCGGTTTGAATACCCATTTCCATTTCATTGTTGGGAGGAAGTCTAGAGATGATAGTAAAAAGCTTTCGCCTTTAAGTAATCATATCAATACAAATACTGGCGCTGTTACTGGTGGTTTTTCACGTGATAACCTAAAAGAGCGAACCGAAATTTTATTCGATAACCTGATGAATTATAACAGGCCAATTGAGCAAACTTATCAGCACTTTAAAAATGTCAGGACATTCAAAGATTTTTCTAAAAGAACTCAGGCTATAGAAATGTCAGTAGATAAATCTCAGTCATTGTTGAAATACGATCAGTTGACTATCGATGAAAAAGAGAAGAAACTAAATGTACTGATGAATTATATGCAACATGGTCAGGAAAGAGCTAATGGTGTGATTCAAATGGATACTAAAGCTATCTTGAAAGAAGCTCAGAAGCAAAATTTTAATGGGGATATCTATAAAGCTTTACTCAATATGAATTACAGACTAAAGGGCGGATTTCAGCCCCAAGGAGATGTTACTCCATTTATTATTGAATATGCCAGATTTGTTGGAGCTCCTTATAGTAAACTTCCTGATTCATTAAAAGAAGATCGATTCACCCGTTTTGCGCAAATCATCAACCAGAGATTACCAAAGGGTGATAAGTTGGATGCAGTTTTTCTATTTAAAGCGGAGAAGAGTAATGGTTTAAATGGAAGGGTTTATAAGGCTTTAGGGGAATTTAATAAGCTGATAAAAGAGGGTGAGGTATTACAGGATGCTAATAAGGTTGTTATTAAACTTTCTCAAGGTAAGGATATAGTTAAAGTACAGGAAGTTGAGCAAGAACAAAAGATTGAATCAAATAAGTTGTCAAATGATAAGTTGTTCAATGATATAAGTAGTTCGCTTATTGGAAATATTAATATTAGCAATTCTGGTGCTGCCTATAAAGAAGAGCAGAAACCAAAGAAGAAAAAGAACAGAATGAGACCTCATTAG
- a CDS encoding BfmA/BtgA family mobilization protein, whose translation MSTTITTTNIGKAELRSLRTLAKKHDLKQVDFINHCISYFRKTGINPADEIFSPREEINKLNQRMDQVIRFIRTQEEKKLNPLFDELIAISKKLNNQMEDQITSKHFNAMINYQKVLSECVQSIQELSSSQMKNIYSILDMIPEKINGSNQILSLIKQLLECLYYSQANKTTMGRFREEDIFEFKEIVGRFNQLQED comes from the coding sequence ATGTCAACAACTATTACAACAACCAATATTGGAAAGGCAGAGCTGAGATCGTTGAGAACCTTAGCTAAGAAGCACGATTTAAAGCAGGTTGATTTTATTAATCACTGTATATCCTATTTTCGAAAAACAGGTATAAATCCAGCTGACGAAATTTTCTCACCTCGTGAGGAGATTAATAAATTAAACCAAAGAATGGATCAGGTGATTCGTTTCATTCGCACTCAGGAAGAGAAGAAACTTAATCCACTATTTGATGAATTGATTGCGATTAGCAAAAAGCTAAATAATCAAATGGAAGATCAGATTACATCAAAGCATTTTAATGCAATGATAAATTATCAAAAGGTACTTTCTGAGTGTGTTCAGAGTATTCAGGAGTTGAGTAGTAGCCAAATGAAAAATATTTATTCAATTCTCGATATGATACCTGAGAAAATTAACGGTTCTAACCAAATACTTTCTTTGATAAAGCAATTGCTGGAGTGCTTGTACTATTCTCAAGCAAACAAAACAACAATGGGACGTTTTAGAGAAGAGGATATTTTTGAATTTAAAGAAATAGTAGGGAGATTTAATCAGTTACAGGAGGATTAA
- a CDS encoding toprim domain-containing protein, with product MRDLKSEILAATDGGLLILKKIYPQIPINTKKKFRIRQPDDDKDMSASLWNNNGIWHLRDFGKSGKEGNAIDHYMMHNNVDFSTAIKMLAEDLSLINPSYNKQGTNAKNILHIAEKELVLKKFSKEELEYFGHSITLQLLNRYDIQSLESYGKLKSKADYYLFLYGPFNNGDSEWCKINRPFEKKTRFFQIGIRPKDFIFGFKQLPNYTSEIFITGGEKDVVSLASKGYYAVSFNSETARISDKQISLLKSKCKTLYVLYDIDEGGVKSATEIIDKYPFILKVTLPQALKNYKDFRGNQCNDISEYFRYFSKDQFEELIDLATSSDNICLNVDNLFCKVDKDSQKLKMIQTNLVYALQDASIYRYEIERKSIFIRVKGPILQELTISQIRDFCINEIKVRDKEVELEKILSGSKYYFNHSHLDGLRKKRKVEEFKGRRGRELFFFQGKIWNISPDMIKEESYNSLNEYLWDYQLINWFPVLEKDYFTIKRNVSGDYSFSYQKGYCNFLDFIINTSDVYWKKDSENKTAQELNEVTYHILSKITGLGYLLHTNKEESMRKAVIATDFVERNIGEEQGGTGKSLVGMALMELVPTHYRGAGQKDFFKDKHILSGIAPRTKLLFFDDAGKDFKPKDVYTLITGIPDVNNKHENVFHLDREQSLKLFITTNHTPQSTGNATDRRFFFMTFSNFYNLKHQPIHDFDKEMFKKDWGYDQWNRFYNFMAQCVKAYLKFGLIEAPFESVRTNRLRSSINQPFLEWAEENEDLFVGQQICRPDFDKPFMTSLSEYERRNMSTRIIKESLKQYCELKGFLFNPSKEGRDIKRNSKEYYEIQLPEGDMNGKRKQ from the coding sequence ATGAGAGACCTAAAATCTGAAATCTTAGCTGCTACCGATGGAGGGCTTCTAATCTTGAAAAAGATATATCCGCAAATTCCAATCAATACGAAGAAGAAGTTTAGAATTCGTCAACCAGATGATGATAAGGATATGAGCGCTTCACTTTGGAATAACAATGGGATTTGGCATTTACGGGATTTCGGAAAGAGCGGTAAAGAAGGTAATGCAATAGATCATTATATGATGCATAACAACGTTGATTTTTCAACAGCTATCAAAATGCTTGCTGAAGATTTGTCTCTTATTAATCCATCTTACAATAAGCAAGGTACGAACGCAAAAAATATCCTTCATATTGCAGAGAAAGAATTAGTCTTAAAGAAATTTTCAAAAGAGGAGTTAGAATATTTCGGTCACAGTATTACCTTGCAGTTGTTGAATCGATATGATATTCAATCGCTTGAGAGTTATGGAAAACTAAAGTCAAAGGCGGACTATTACTTATTCCTATATGGTCCATTTAATAATGGTGATAGCGAATGGTGTAAGATAAACAGACCATTTGAAAAGAAAACAAGGTTCTTTCAAATAGGAATACGACCGAAAGACTTCATCTTTGGATTCAAGCAACTTCCTAATTATACCTCTGAGATTTTCATTACAGGGGGTGAAAAGGATGTCGTATCACTAGCATCAAAAGGTTATTATGCTGTATCTTTTAATAGTGAAACAGCTAGAATATCGGATAAACAAATTAGTTTGTTGAAATCCAAGTGTAAGACATTGTATGTATTGTATGATATTGATGAAGGTGGAGTGAAATCTGCGACTGAAATTATTGATAAATATCCATTCATACTAAAAGTTACGTTACCTCAAGCGTTGAAGAATTATAAAGATTTTAGAGGTAATCAATGCAACGATATATCAGAATATTTTCGATACTTTTCAAAAGATCAGTTTGAGGAATTAATTGATTTAGCAACCTCTTCAGACAATATTTGCCTCAATGTAGATAATCTGTTTTGCAAAGTAGATAAGGATTCTCAAAAGTTAAAGATGATTCAAACAAACTTGGTATATGCACTTCAAGATGCTTCGATATATAGGTATGAGATAGAGCGGAAAAGTATTTTTATTCGAGTGAAGGGACCGATCTTGCAGGAATTAACCATATCTCAAATCAGGGACTTCTGTATTAATGAAATTAAAGTAAGAGATAAGGAAGTTGAGTTGGAAAAGATTTTAAGTGGTTCGAAATACTATTTTAACCATAGTCACCTAGATGGGCTTCGAAAAAAAAGAAAAGTTGAAGAGTTTAAAGGTCGACGAGGTAGAGAATTGTTTTTCTTTCAAGGTAAAATCTGGAATATATCACCAGATATGATTAAGGAAGAGTCTTATAACTCACTTAATGAATATTTATGGGATTATCAATTAATAAATTGGTTTCCTGTTCTAGAAAAAGATTACTTTACAATCAAGAGAAATGTTAGTGGTGACTATTCTTTTTCATATCAGAAAGGATATTGTAATTTCCTTGACTTTATAATTAATACCTCAGATGTTTATTGGAAAAAAGACTCTGAAAATAAGACAGCTCAAGAATTAAACGAGGTTACATATCATATTCTTAGTAAGATAACCGGTCTTGGTTATCTACTGCATACCAATAAAGAAGAAAGTATGCGCAAAGCAGTTATTGCAACTGATTTTGTAGAACGAAATATTGGTGAAGAACAAGGAGGTACAGGAAAGTCTTTGGTTGGAATGGCGTTGATGGAATTAGTACCTACTCATTATCGAGGGGCTGGTCAAAAAGACTTTTTTAAAGATAAACATATACTTAGTGGTATAGCTCCACGAACAAAATTACTATTCTTCGATGACGCAGGTAAAGATTTTAAACCTAAAGATGTTTATACTTTGATAACAGGTATTCCTGATGTAAATAATAAGCATGAAAACGTATTTCATTTAGATCGAGAACAGTCGCTTAAGCTTTTTATAACTACAAATCATACTCCCCAATCAACTGGTAATGCTACGGACAGAAGGTTCTTCTTCATGACCTTTTCAAATTTTTATAACCTCAAACATCAACCGATTCATGATTTTGATAAAGAAATGTTCAAGAAGGATTGGGGATATGATCAGTGGAATCGATTCTACAATTTCATGGCTCAATGCGTGAAGGCTTATTTAAAATTTGGTTTGATTGAAGCTCCATTTGAGAGTGTTCGGACGAATAGGTTACGTAGTTCAATTAATCAACCCTTTTTGGAATGGGCAGAGGAAAATGAGGATTTATTTGTTGGTCAACAGATTTGCAGGCCTGACTTTGACAAGCCATTTATGACTTCATTATCTGAATACGAAAGAAGAAACATGAGTACTAGAATAATCAAAGAGTCACTCAAACAATATTGCGAATTAAAAGGCTTTCTTTTTAATCCTAGTAAGGAAGGTAGAGATATCAAACGTAATAGTAAAGAGTACTACGAAATTCAATTACCTGAGGGGGATATGAATGGCAAGCGGAAACAGTAA
- a CDS encoding helix-turn-helix domain-containing protein → MQLNPNIISKTILDKLKVRRMTQLDLATKIDISRSGLRKMIENPSSFKLETLNKIFEELEISIEEIDNSTKDKSNIISFNSTQLKQFEQYLTQQNKDLLQVYLNYTDSNISGFELASFSFNEIKDLCKYFNIPLELLFDEKNKVHYKGILFSDFIKHKNLISSQQQRINYEIAINEIKIKILQFVNKEFKSTNNQLGNDFDYQELLEKNGEFSNFPISIIVENCNTPIVLISNSPNHYLPVQHFIEDIASRVFNKFFIKRNIKISDIFWVESSYFSNESINVSIVKFNSDSEFIDPSWCVIRNINDSQLIIDTKQVKEFLNKE, encoded by the coding sequence ATGCAGTTGAATCCAAACATTATATCTAAAACTATTTTAGACAAATTAAAAGTCCGAAGAATGACTCAATTAGATCTTGCGACAAAAATTGATATTAGTAGATCTGGACTAAGAAAAATGATTGAGAATCCGAGTAGTTTCAAACTAGAAACTTTAAATAAAATTTTTGAAGAGCTGGAAATTAGTATTGAAGAAATTGATAATTCCACAAAAGATAAGTCCAACATAATTTCATTTAATTCAACCCAACTAAAACAATTTGAGCAATATCTTACACAACAAAACAAGGATTTGCTGCAAGTTTATCTAAATTATACAGATAGCAATATTTCAGGTTTTGAATTAGCTTCTTTCTCTTTTAATGAAATTAAAGATCTATGCAAATACTTTAATATCCCGCTTGAATTACTTTTTGATGAAAAAAATAAAGTTCATTACAAGGGAATTTTATTTTCTGATTTCATTAAACACAAGAATCTTATTTCTTCTCAACAACAAAGAATTAATTATGAAATTGCTATAAATGAAATTAAAATAAAGATATTACAATTTGTAAATAAAGAATTTAAGTCAACCAATAATCAATTAGGCAATGATTTTGATTATCAAGAATTACTTGAAAAGAATGGCGAATTCTCTAATTTTCCGATATCAATTATTGTTGAAAATTGTAATACCCCTATTGTATTAATATCGAACTCTCCAAATCATTATCTTCCAGTACAACACTTTATTGAGGATATTGCATCTAGAGTATTCAATAAGTTTTTTATTAAGAGAAATATAAAGATTAGTGATATCTTCTGGGTTGAATCATCATATTTTTCAAATGAAAGCATAAATGTTTCTATCGTAAAATTTAATTCTGATTCTGAGTTTATTGATCCTAGTTGGTGCGTTATTAGGAACATTAATGATAGTCAATTAATTATAGACACTAAACAAGTAAAAGAATTCTTAAACAAGGAATAG